TTTACATAAGAAGCCGAGTTCTAGGATTGACAAACTAAGTATTCTATACCTTTATAATCCTGATTAACTGAATATAAAACCCTATATCTAGCGTTTTCTAATAACTGTTTACAAACGTCAAACCAATCAACtgaacaactaccttgttcgcctttttgcaatttactgtttttattatttaacaagCTTGATCACAAACTGCTTAGATCTATTGTGTGTCCTAGtttcttgtggattcgatcattaagtactacaattgaacttTTTATCTGATAGAGTAAATTACtcattagggtaatttgagtgatataaAAAACTAAAGATGTTCTGTCGTTCGCcgagaaaaatatttcataaaccTAAACTGATTAGCTCAAAAACCTCTTAACAGATCTGAGGAACCACCAATACAAATTTATGAATCGGATTTCTGAAACTCATTTCGAATAAAGAAGTCCAACACAAATATAATTTCTCCATTCCTCCTTTAATTTCCATCACACGATAATATATAAAGCTTCTTAAAGCGAACACCAGCTAATGATGATCACATATATGATGTATCTTATTCTataaccactacaagaaaacagcagtattctgacggacattccgacggaaaatgaaatcctcggaatttcccaaaatttgggtttcctcggaatttcctcggaatataccgacggaattccgaggaaacatcaatccgacggaatattccgaggaaattccgaggaaaaatgtgttcctcggaaaaaaccgatgaattccgaggaaatattatagggattttacaaaattctgaggaaattccgacgaactagtgatcgatcgatgcgtttttggacatatacccatcgatcgatcacattgttacgctttggtccatcttcgtgatcgatcgatgcgtttttggacataaatccatcgatcgatccgtttataaaaaaacattcgagattttgaaaccccaaacactagttcctcggaatttcctcggaatattccgaggaaattccgaggaacacttgatatcctcgatcgatcgatgggataatctcatcgatcgatcacattgttacgctttggtccatcttagtgatcgatcgatgcgtttttgaacatatatccatcgatcgatccgtttataaaaaaacattcgagattttgaaaccccaaacactagttcctcggaatttcctcggaatatttcgacggaattccgaggaagaaaagggtttcctcggaattccctcggaatattccgaggaaataagggttttaaaccgaaaacaacattttgcggtttgaataacacctatataacccttattaagtgtcttacgttcattatgaagtcaaaaatttgttccttaccctataataaacacttttccgattgtatgaacgaaatccccacaacataagagaaacacttatacactttaatgaacggtaaagggattacttacaattcgttttgaaatttgttatttcatgatttatgctcatctatacaaagaatcttcaatggtatgcattgcaattgtataagaaatgaaatacggcaaaaaaaattgatgttttgaaaccccaaacactagttcctcggtatttcctcggaatattccggggaaattccgaggaacaatataaattaatagatatacatgcacaggatattctttttcctcgaattaatgaaaatattccgaggaaattccgacggatatttaagtggccgtcggaatttcctcggaatattttcatttaaccgggcaaataagccgccaaatatttcgcgaaaattgaaattgaaaatactgagggaattctgacggaaaatatccgtcggacccaaggttttataagctcgaaacgcatcttcttccccatttctctcttctttctctctggcaatctctctctccttccagcgttctccaccttctctcgcgatgATCTCTctggcgaatcctttccattcccttacaaatcatgtaaggaccctatcccactctcttaggtcctatttgttaagtttttaagtagatttgatgattttagaaggtttttgatagatttttgttagggtgattgggtaggattgtgatttgttgtgtaataggtttagaattgtgatttggttgtgttgaattgatttagaaatttttttataaattgttcattatttttgtatttacaaaacgttttttctatataaattcgattttacaaaacattttttgtatataaattctatttttggatttataaaagatgatttcatatttataaaaatatttatatttattaaaactaattttgtatttataaaacatttttttgatttataaacactatttttttatttttgtatttacaaaaactatttttaaatatacaaaccgctctttgtatataaattcgatttttggatttataaaagatgatttcatattttaaaattaattttgtatttataaaatattttttttgatttataaacagtattttattatttttgtatttataaaaactattttgtatttataaaaagatgatttcatatctataaaaatatttatatttataaaactaattttgtatttataaaacattttttgatttataaacactattttattattttttgtatttataaaaactattttgtatttataaaaagatgatttcatatttattaaaactaattttgtatttataaaacatttttttatttaaaaaaactattttattatttttgtattttaaatatgttttctatttcaattttaattttatattttcgaatttcaatttaaaaaaataaatttataattttttttttaattttggaaatattccgaggaagtttatccctcggaatattccgacgacatcttcctcggaatattccgacgacatcttcctcggaatattccgaggaatttccgacgaacttgtggtcctcggaaattccgaggaaatagggtttcctcggaattccgtcgaaaatttccgaggaatttccgaggaaagatgaatttccgaggagttatttccgaggagttatttccgaggacttttttcgtcggtatgtcgtcggaatagcgttattccgacgacataccgacgatttttttcctcagtatgccgctgttttcttgtagtgaactaTTCATTTGTGCATACTGTCAAATATTATGATGAATTTTTGATAAGATCCAACTTTTGATATTAGAGGTGTACGTATAACATATATTGTTTGATATGGTatcatatatgatttttttttttttttttttgacgtcaaaagaccattctattactcaaacttgaggtgtctgggtaaccaaaccggaatagaacaaccaacaaaatgTAACTCCCTATGAAAagatctagcagtcttagccAAAAAATCAGCAGTCCGATTGTGCGTCCGTGGAACGTGAGAGATTTTGAATGCTGGGAAGCATATCTGTAGCGTTCCTATCCTTTCCAATTCTGTCGAAAAACTTGGCCACGCCTGAGAGTCCTTTACCATTGTAATTAGTTCCTTACAGTCTGTCCCAAAGCTTTGGCAGTTCGAATATTgtagcatattctccatcgcccaccgcagtgcttctacttccGAGTGTAAGGCTGATTCGCGTCGGGGAAGGTTCCTTGTTCCCATAAGTTGAGTGTTCCCTGAACTATCCATCCATGCCCATCCGCATCCACTAAAGTTAGCAGAagatgtccaagatccatctaacaaGCAAATATTTCCCAAGCGTACGACTTGGGGTTCCTCATTTATATTATCGTGTGCCACAAGTTGTACCACTTCATTAGCATCAAACCAAGCGtgacattcactctctgcatgTCTAACTAGATCCGATGGATCTCTATCTATTCCCCTGAAGAGCTTTTCATTCCTagctttccaaatgtaccatattatccagggatatGGGTCCCTATCTTGCTCTGGCCCAATGATACTATTCttcctccagaatagataatccatattTGCGTAGACGCTCGAAagcggaaaaatatttgggCCTGTCGGAGTAGATGATAGAGACCACACTTGAAGAGCTGGTGGGCATTCAAAAATTGCATGTGTAACGGTCTCCTCCacttctccacatcttgggcaataATTATCGCACCTCATATTACGTCTAACTAAGttcctcgttactgccacatgaccagttaacaactgccatataagatgacatatcttcgtAGGAGCCTTCAATTTCCACGCAAAGGCTTGGAGCTTTGTAATACTTGGCTCTAAAACATCCCTTTCCTCCGCTACCTTTAATAAATTCTGagccacccaatatccagatttgacTGTGTATTGGCCATTTCTTGTAAAGTCCCAGCAGAAGGTATCACGACGATGAGCTGAACTTATTGCCAAGCTCCTTATGAATGGTATATCCTCAGGATGAACATAATTCTCCAATTGTCCCACATCCCATTCCTTTACTCCCTGATCAATAAGATCGCTTACTCTCATATTAGGATGCATCACAGGCGCTATGGGGACAGCTGGCCTCGCGGGGGTCGATGGGATCCATGGATCCTCCCATACCTTAACTTCATAGCCTGAATAAACCTTCTGTCTAATGCccagtaatagcaattttcttGCAGCATAAATGCTAGTCCACACATAGGATGGGCTGGTCACATCGTTTGCTCTCAAGGGAGAACTCAATCTATAATATCTTCCCCGTAAAACTCGAGCGACAAGAGAATCAGGGAACTGTACTAGTCTCCATAGTTGTTTAGCCAGAAACGCCAGATTGAACTCATGAATCATTCGGAAGCCAATTCCACCCTCCTCTCTTGGTAGACACACTTTTTCCCATTTTGCCCAGTGTATACCTCTCTTTGGTGGGTTtgagctccaccagaattggGCGATGGCATTGGCTAAATTTTCGCATATCTCCAATGGGAGCAGGAAAGTCGACATGACGTATGTCGGGAGAGCAAGCAGGATGGATTTAATCAACACTTCCTTTCCACCTTTTGAGAGCCATCTACCtgtccatccattcactctatgCATCAGCTTATCTTTCAGGAATGCAAAAAGTTTGCATTTAGATCCGCTTATGTCTTCGGGGATGCCCAAGTATGTTCCCATTCCACCTTCATTTTGTATCCCAAGTGCATCTTTGATCTCTTGTCTAGTGGTTGCATTAATCCGCTTACCGAAGTGTAAGGACGATTTATCAAAGTTGATACATTGACCAGATGCTTTGCCATATCTtctgactactttcattacttcttcacattcacggggctccgccttacagaagaaaaggctatcatcagcaaagagaatgTGTGATACCGACGGACACGTGCGTGTAACACGCATCCCTATTATCTTCCCTTGTatctctgcatgattaagaaggctagcgagcgcttccgtgcatagaataaaaatgaaaggagacaaaggatctccttggcgTAATCCTCTACCTGGAGTAATATTCCCTCTTGGCTCTCCATTCATGAGAACTTTATATTTCACCGATGTAATGCATCGCATGACCCAGCTGATCCAAGTCCCTGAGAATCCCATCTTACGCAGGACAGCTTCAATAAAGGACCActccatcctatcatatgctttgctcatgtctTTCTTGATGGCCATCCTTTTATTCCGCCCACTTGGCTTTGTTCGCAATGCATGGAACATTTCCTGAGCGATCATAACATTATCTAAAATCTGTCTCCCAacaacaaaggctgactgggttTCCGATATCAAGCCTGGTAGTACCTTTTTTAACctctggcataagaccttagagattatcttgtagCTGACATTGCACAGACTAATGGGC
This genomic stretch from Brassica napus cultivar Da-Ae chromosome C9, Da-Ae, whole genome shotgun sequence harbors:
- the LOC106422099 gene encoding uncharacterized protein LOC106422099, which produces MLNDCGMLEFPFTCDMLSWVGKRAGGSTVRYLLDRAVGNVDWHEKFPHSAVKYMRLWGSDHRPILADILIKPTRRSKNFKFDKRWLDNEELRQVILEGWKSPDLPPNASIIEHISSCRRALCEWRRQNNVNSAKLVEELKEKVEGLYADDNATTEEIAAALKELSYALKAEEMFWKQKSRVFWLREGDRNTKFFHALTKQRRARNKITQLLDENGNIVEDEEGLVAIATSYFRQIFESSNPEEIEEALAQVPTTITGNMNTNLTAPVSEWEVKLALFAMHPEKAPGPDGMTAFFYQKFWDIVKEDLTLMVNKFLFEGVMASGLNDTNICLIPKVTKPNAMAQFRPISLCNVSYKIISKVLCQRLKKVLPGLISETQSAFVVGRQILDNVMIAQEMFHALRTKPSGRNKRMAIKKDMSKAYDRMEWSFIEAVLRKMGFSGTWISWVMRCITSVKYKVLMNGEPRGNITPEVMKVVRRYGKASGQCINFDKSSLHFGKRINATTRQEIKDALGIQNEGGMGTYLGIPEDISGSKCKLFAFLKDKLMHRVNGWTGRWLSKGGKEVLIKSILLALPTYVMSTFLLPLEICENLANAIAQFWWSSNPPKRGIHWAKWEKVCLPREEGGIGFRMIHEFNLAFLAKQLWRLVQFPDSLVARVLRGRYYRLSSPLRANDVTSPSYVWTSIYAARKLLLLGIRQKVYSGYEVKVWEDPWIPSTPARPAVPIAPVMHPNMRVSDLIDQGVKEWDVGQLENYVHPEDIPFIRSLAISSAHRRDTFCWDFTRNGQYTVKSGYWVAQNLLKVAEERDVLEPMDADGHGWIVQGTLNLWEQGTFPDANQPYTRK